GCAGGCCCACGCCGCCGGCGCCGGCGTGCACGAGGACCGTCTGCCCGGCCTCGACCGGGAACGTGGAGCGGCAGAGGTAGTGGGCGGTCATGCCCTGCAGCGGGATGGCCGCCGCCGTCACGGGGTCCACGCCCGCGGGCACCGGCAGCAACTGGGCCACGGGGGCCGTGAAGTACTCGGCGTAGGTGCCGGAGCCGGCGGCCGTGGCGACCACGTCGCCCACCGCGACCGTCCCGCCGGGGGTGCCGGGGCCGGCGTCGGGCCCTGCACCGGGGGCCGGGCCGCCCACGGCCACGACCGTCCCGGCGCCCTCGCTGCCGGGGACGAACGGGTGGGGCATCCGGTAGACCCCGGAGCGCTGGTAGGTCTCGATGAAGTTCAGGCCGGCGGCGGCGGTGCGCACGAGGACCTCTCCGGGCCCGGGGGCGGGGACCGGGACCTCGGTCCACTGCAGGGCCGCGGGGCCCCCGGGGGCGTGGACGCGGATGGCGTGCTGGGTGCGGGGCAGGGCGGTGTCCGTCATGGTGCCCACCGTAGTCCCGTCCCCCGCGCCGCGGCACCGCGGGGCCGGCGATCACTGCATAAATATTGGCATGACTGCATATTGCACCTATCATGGGCGCATGAGCCTGAGAGTCGCCGTGTCGGGAGCCAGTGGATATGCCGGGGGAGAGGTCCTGCGCCTGTTGCTGGGCCACCCGGAGGTCGAGATCGGGGCCATCACGGCCCACTCCAACGCCGGGGAGCGCCTGGGCGCCCTGCAGCCGCACCTGCACGCGCTCGCCGACCGGGTGCTCCAGGACACCACCGCCGAGGTCCTGGCCGGCCACGACGTCGTCTTCCTGGCCTTGCCGCACGGGGCGAGCGCGGGCATCGCGGCGGAGGTGGAGCAGCGCTCCCCGGGCACCCTCGTGGTGGACGCCGGGGCGGACCACCGGCTCGAGTCGGCGGAGGCGTGGGAGCGGTTCTACGGCTCCGACCACGCCGGCACCTGGCCGTACGGGCTGCCCGAGCTGCCCGGGCAGCGCGAGCGGCTGGCGGGGGTCTCGCGCATCGCGGTGCCGGGGTGCTACCCCACCACCTCGCTGCTCGCCCTCGCCCCCGGATTCACCGCGGGCCTGCTCGAGCCGCAGGACGTGGTGATCGTGGCCGCCTCCGGGACCTCGGGGGCCGGCAAGTCCCTCAAGCCCCACCTGCTGGGCAGCGAGGCCATGGGCTCGATGAGCCCGTACGGGGTCGGCGGCGGCCACCGGCACACCCCGGAGATCGAGCAGGGCCTGTCCCGGGCGGCCGGAGAGCCGGTCACCATCTCCTTCACGCCCACCCTGGCGCCCATGCCGCGCGGCATCCTGGCCACGGCCACCGCGCGGTTCCGCCCCGGCACCGGCGCCGCCGAGCTGCGCGCGGCCTGGGAGCGCGCCTACGCCGGCGAGCCGTTCGTCCACCTGCTGCCCGAGGGCCAGTGGCCCACCACCCAGTCCGTGCTCGGGTCCAACCACGTGGTGATGCAGCTGGCCGTGGACGCCCACGCCGGCCGCGTCATCGTCACGGCGGCCCTCGACAACCTCGCCAAGGGCACCGCCGGCGGCGCCATCCAGTCCATGAACATCGCCCTCGGCCTCCCCGAGGCCACGGGCCTGACCCAGCAGGGGGTCGCACCATGACCGTCACCACCGCCCGGGGGTTCCGCTCCGCCGGAGTCGCCGCCGGACTGAAGTCCACCGGGAAGCCGGACGTCGCCGTCGTGGTCAACGACGGGCCGGACCGCCACGCCGCCGCCGTGTTCACCCGCAACCGGGTGGCCGCCGCCCCGGTCCAGTGGTCGCGGCAGGCCGTGTCCGACGGCCGGGCGGACGCCGTGGTGCTCAACTCCGGCGGCGCCAATGCCTGCACCGGGGCGCCGGGGTTCCAGGACACCCACGCGACCGCCGAGCACGCGGCGGAGCTGCTCGGGGTCTCGGCGGGTGACGTGCTCGTGTGCTCCACGGGGCTGATCGGCGAGCGGCTGCCGATGGACCGCCTGCTCGACGGCGTCCGGGACGCCGTGGGCGCCCTGTCCGCCGAGGGCGGCGGCGCCGCGGCGCAGGCCATCATGACCACCGACACCGTGCCCAAGACGCACGCGATCACGGAGGGCGGCTACACGATCGGCGGCATGGCCAAGGGGGCCGGGATGCTCGCCCCCGGGTTGGCCACGATGCTCGTCGTGCTCACCACGGACGCGGTGCTGGCCCCGGACGCCCTCGACGGCTTCCTGCGCGAGGCCGTGCGCACCACCTTCGACCGCGCCGACTCGGACGGGTGCATGTCCACCAACGACACCGTCGTCCTGCTCTCCTCCGGCGCCTCGGGCACCACGCCGGAGCCGGGGGAGTTCCAGGAGCGGCTCCGGGCGGTGTGCGCCGACCTGGCGCGCAAGCTCATCGGCGACGCCGAGGGCGCGGCCCACGACATCGCGATCGAGGTGGTCGGGGCGGCCTCCGAGCAGGACGCCGAGGAGGTCGGCCGCGCCGTGGCCCGGTCCAACCTGTTCAAGACCGCGATCTTCGGCCGGGACCCCAACTGGGGCCGCGTGCTCTCGGCCGTGGGCACCACGCAGGCGGCCTTCGAGCCGGACCGGCTGGACGTGAGCATGAACGGCGTGCAGATCTGCCGCGCCGGGGGGATCGGCGAGCCGCGGGACCTCGTGGACCTGGGCCCGCGCGAGGTGCACGTGCTGGTCGACCT
This genomic window from Citricoccus sp. SGAir0253 contains:
- a CDS encoding quinone oxidoreductase, with product MTDTALPRTQHAIRVHAPGGPAALQWTEVPVPAPGPGEVLVRTAAAGLNFIETYQRSGVYRMPHPFVPGSEGAGTVVAVGGPAPGAGPDAGPGTPGGTVAVGDVVATAAGSGTYAEYFTAPVAQLLPVPAGVDPVTAAAIPLQGMTAHYLCRSTFPVEAGQTVLVHAGAGGVGLLLTQLCTARGATVITTASTEEKKELSRAAGAHEVLDYEGFADRVRELTGGEGAHVVFDGVGKDTFDESLRSLRVRGMLVLFGGSSGQVPPFDLQRLNAAGSLFVTRPTLRDYTRTAEETRWRAGELFAALEAGTLTFRVGARYPLQDAAEAHRDLEGRRTTGKSLLVPA
- the argC gene encoding N-acetyl-gamma-glutamyl-phosphate reductase is translated as MSLRVAVSGASGYAGGEVLRLLLGHPEVEIGAITAHSNAGERLGALQPHLHALADRVLQDTTAEVLAGHDVVFLALPHGASAGIAAEVEQRSPGTLVVDAGADHRLESAEAWERFYGSDHAGTWPYGLPELPGQRERLAGVSRIAVPGCYPTTSLLALAPGFTAGLLEPQDVVIVAASGTSGAGKSLKPHLLGSEAMGSMSPYGVGGGHRHTPEIEQGLSRAAGEPVTISFTPTLAPMPRGILATATARFRPGTGAAELRAAWERAYAGEPFVHLLPEGQWPTTQSVLGSNHVVMQLAVDAHAGRVIVTAALDNLAKGTAGGAIQSMNIALGLPEATGLTQQGVAP
- the argJ gene encoding bifunctional glutamate N-acetyltransferase/amino-acid acetyltransferase ArgJ; the protein is MTVTTARGFRSAGVAAGLKSTGKPDVAVVVNDGPDRHAAAVFTRNRVAAAPVQWSRQAVSDGRADAVVLNSGGANACTGAPGFQDTHATAEHAAELLGVSAGDVLVCSTGLIGERLPMDRLLDGVRDAVGALSAEGGGAAAQAIMTTDTVPKTHAITEGGYTIGGMAKGAGMLAPGLATMLVVLTTDAVLAPDALDGFLREAVRTTFDRADSDGCMSTNDTVVLLSSGASGTTPEPGEFQERLRAVCADLARKLIGDAEGAAHDIAIEVVGAASEQDAEEVGRAVARSNLFKTAIFGRDPNWGRVLSAVGTTQAAFEPDRLDVSMNGVQICRAGGIGEPRDLVDLGPREVHVLVDLHAGPHAATIWTNDLTHEYVHENSAYSS